The Salvelinus alpinus chromosome 14, SLU_Salpinus.1, whole genome shotgun sequence genomic sequence CTGACTCACAGGTAAGCATTACATTGATTAGACAAACACAGGCATACAAAAATACAGACCAGACACACAATGGTCTATAGATAAAAAATCCATGACatcttgtgtctgtgctcttacCTGGGGACAGGTTCTTTAGGGGTGGTGCTAGCTTTAGAGGTGCTGGGGCCAAGAGTGTTTCTTTGGGCCTTTGGGGTGAGGCAGGGCTGGGCTGTAGAGGGGGTGTTGGGGGTGGAGGGGGCGCTGATGCTGGTTGTGGTAGGGATCTTGGGGGAATTAGCAGCAGTGGCTTTGGGGGTGCTGGGCTTGCCCCATCCCTCCAGGGTGTTGAGGGTGATCCTATGGGGATGTGGCTTGGCCTTGCCAGGGTTGTTCTTCTCCTCACCCCCAGGGACCAGGGGGGTGGCATGGGAGGTGAGGGAGGTGCTGGGGGTCTCTTTAGGAATGGCGTGGACAGTGGCGGTGCTCTCTGTGGTTTTAGGGACGGGGGACACCATGCGAGCCATGGCAGCCTTCTTGCCCTTCTTCTCTGGGCCGTTGCCGGGGGTGACGACCTCCAGGACTGGGGGTTCCTTCAGGGGGGTGCCCAGCTCGccaggagagaaggaaaggaaggagCAGTAGCCGTCTGTAGAAGACACCGCCAGGAAAGAATCGTCCCGAGACCTACAACAGCACATCATCACTAAATAGACTGGATGGAACACAGACTGGAATAATACTACAACAACTTATTATCACAAGGAGTAGTTAGAAGTTACCCCAAacactgatacagggtcagaCATTTTTCAGTGCAGTTTGGGATTGGGGGATAGGGTCATCAGATCCTAGATCAAGGGCATCTTCTACCTCAAGCTAATCAAAAACAGAGCAATACAAGACATCTGAAGAGCGTGTGTGTACCAGGTGAGGTCGCTGAGTGTGTGATAGTGGATGTTGGACACGTAGCCGAAGGGTAGGGTCTGCTGAGTGTCATAGAGGAAGATGGAGTCCTCTGATGCCACAGCAAACACCAGTCTGTAGGGCAAGCCAAACATGTTGGGCAGGGGCTGGGCACTGCCATCTGTAGGGAAGGGAGAGTGgagtggtgaggagagaggaaggcatagagaggagaggaagggagttaGCTATACTTTTTTTGCTATTGTGTGTGTCCTTACCATCTCCCTTCTTGGTCCTCAGCTCGAAGTAGACAGGGCAACAGCGTACAGCCAGGGTGGCTTTACCAGGGCAGGGCAGGTGAGCTATGGGCCTAAGATACAGAAAGGCAGATACAGGTTATACCTATACTCTGATACAGAAGCAAACTGCAGGCTGTGACAGTCTCAGTTCATTTCACTAAATCTTCATTGTCCCCAGAGGGTTATTGGTTGGCAGCAATGACCTCTTGAGGCTCTTCCTGGAGAAGACGTATGTAGTGCTGGTGACGTTCTCCCCTGCCTCCACACACCCCGctacacatagagagagaacgcagaggaaggacagagagagagagagaaagggggacagagagagagggagagacagagagaaaggagatggGCTAAACAGGATGTCACCTATGACCTCCACATCAAAGGATATGACAGCAGCACAGGACACAATTTCTTCCTGTTTCAAGTCACCAGACAAATACACAGAGTAATTGTTTTCGTTTTCGTTTGTGTTTGTGTACCTGGGGCAAGCAGAAAGGATCCGTCCGGTGTGAAGGTGAGTCGCCTGAAGAAAGACTTCATGCTGTCATCATGGAACATTCGGTACTGTTTCACCTGTACAGAAGCAAATAAACACCATTACATCATTGAGTGTTCAGTGTGTGTATGATTGTTTCATGTGTGTATGGGAGATTGTCCATTCAGCTCATACTGACCTCTCCCCCCACAGCTGATCCAGAGCTCATCTTACTGACACTGTAGGCCTTCCTCCTGCTCTGAGTACTGTACACACGCATCaccctgaaagagagagagttgacAGTCAGATTGGCAATCAATCATATTACATTGTTTACCAGTTGATGCTGGTTCATTGTTTATATGTTAGTTCCACTAATCACTGATTAAGGGAGAGACAAAATGGCTTCTCACGCAGAACCAGTGGCTGTGTGCGGTGTGTTCCTACCGGTCACAGCTGAGTGTGGCCACATACTGGCCCAGCGGGTCCCAGGTCACTCCCTGCACATAGCTCTTATGGTCATTAAAGATGCACAGCTTCTGTCCTGAGAAATACAACACAGTTACTACCTGTGTGATAACTAATGAACAGCATGCATTCACCGAGAGTAAACATAATAGACAACACAGAGGTACAACTCAACAGACACATTTAGACACACTTTGTGTACACACATCTTACCCTTTGTGACATCCCACATAATGGCAGTGTTGTCCACAGAACCAGAGACCATGAAGTTCCCATCCCGGGTCCAGCTGATATCATACACATCCTCTATGTGTCCCCTACCAAACAATTTAAACAACAATCACAGCTGTGGTTATGAAGTAAGACATATCAAAATATTACAGGGAGCGGACCATGCATTGTAGATAAGGGCATTTATTAGAGGGTCTCACCTCAGGGTCTTGACCACACTCCAGCTCTCCTTGTTGAGCTgactatcctcctcctcctcctggaacGATTGGGCCTGTTCAGGCTCCTTACTGTCGTTTAGCTTCCACAGCAGGATGGTTGCATCTGTTACACAGTCATTACACTCACATGGAAAAATATACTCTGTGGACTGAATATCTCTTATCATAGCAATTTACAAGTACTTGGGTTTCTTGAAAGATCCCACATCGAAGGTCTTGTGAAAAAGCTCAGGCACAAGCTGGATTGTTTTTTGTCCGTAATAAgtcatgtttttattttgaaGCGATAAAAGAGGCTTGTTTGCACTACTTTTATGCTTATACTTGATTATGGTGATATCTTGTACATGTACGCCCCTATGAGGTTATTATGTATGATGAACACTGTACCATGGGGTGCTGAGGTTTGTTACCAACTCCAAAGCTCTCACATCCCTGTACCCTCTATGTGTGAGTGGGCTGGCCTTCCTTAACTCTTCAGGGGATTAAATCATTTGTACgtttttatttataaagccatacTGAGACAGTTCCATTTTTTTACTAGTCTAACTACATTATCAAGCAGTCACATGAAAAACTATTGCCTGACTCACAACTGTGTTTTGTTGATTGTGCCTAAAGCCAGTATAGAGCTAGGGGGAAAAAGCTTTCCAGTTCTCTGCCCCTTCCGCTTTGAACGAGTTTCAAACGGTCCTGAAATTACAGGACCTCGTCCCTTTAAATGAGTTTAAAGCTAGGTTAAACACTATGATGGAAAATtaagtggtggggggggggggggggggggggcgtcaatGTTGACCCCTAGTTTCACAACACTCTCAAACCATCTTACTGTTCAATGTGTACATTCATGTTTTTTAAACTGTAGTGCTTCGTGTTGTAAATGTGTCTGCAACTTTGTGTGCTGCTATTTAGGCCAGGTCTCTCTTGTAAAGAGATAGTTAATCTCAACGAGATTGGtaaaacacaaaaataaaaaaaatagtataTTATTGTTGTTTTGGCATCAACTGATTACAATACCAGAGGTGCAAAAAGATGGCGGCCTCCGTGCACTTACCACAAATGACTTGTTTGCCAAGTTTTCCGTATTGTACATTGCTCTCTGTTACTCTTTTTTTGTATCATAACCACAGTAAACATGATCCCATTTTTAGCTTCAAGTTTGGAAAATTGAACCATGTCACACCATAGTTTTAAAACGCCATGGATAGTGGTAAAACCATGATGTCATTTTTGAATTCCGACATCTTTATGCACCTTCAGCATTGGAGAAGCTGATCACCCTTGTTCGATTCTATttgctatacagtggggagaacaagtatttgatacactgccgattttgcaggttttcctacttacaaagcatgtagaggtctgtcatttttatcataggtacacttcaactgtgagagatggaatctaaaacaaaaatccagaaaatcacattgtatgatttttaagtaattcatttgcattttattgcatgacataagtatttgatacatcagaaaagcagaacttaatatttggtacagaaacctttgtttgcaattacagagatcatacgtttcctgtagttcttgaccaggtttgcacacactgcagcagggattttggcccactcctccatacagaccttctccagatccttcaagtttTGGGTCTGTCGCTGGGcagtacggactttcagctcccttcaaagattttctattgggttcaggtctggagactggctaggccactccaggaccttgagatgcttcttacagagccactccttagttgccctggctgtgtgttttgggttgttgtcatgctggaagacccagccacgacccatcttcaatgctcttactgaaggaaggaggttgttggccaagatctcgcgatacatggccccatccatcctcccctcaatacggtgcagtcgtcctgtcccatttgcagaaaagcatccccaaagaatgatgtttccacctccatgcttcacggttgggatggtgttcttggggttgtactcatccttcttcttcctccaaacacggcgagtggagtttagaccaaaaagctatatttttgtctcatcagaccacatgaccttctcccattcctcctctggatcatccagatggtcattggcaaacttcagacaggcctggacatgcgctggcttgagcagggggaccttgcgtgcgctgcaggattttaatccatgacggcgtagtgtgttactaatggttttctttgagactgtggtcccagctctcttcaggtcattgaccaggtcctgccgtgtagttctgggctgatccctcaccttcctcatgatcattgatgccccacgaggtgacatcttgcatggagccccagaccgagggtgattgaccgtcatcttgaacttcttccattttctaataattgcgccaacagttgttgccttctcaccaagctgcttgcctattgtcctgtagcccatcccagccttgtgcaagtctacaattttatccctgatgtccttacacagctctctggtcttggccattgtggagaggttggagtctgtttgattgagtgtgtggacaggtgtcttttatacaggtaacgagttcaaacaggtgcagttaatacagataatgagtggagaacaggagggcttcttaaagaaaaactaacaggtctgtgagagccggaattcttactggttggtaggtgatcaaatacttatgtcatgcaataaaatgaaaatgaattacttaaaaatcatacaatgtgattttctggatttttgttttagattccacctctcacagttgaagtgtacctatgataaaaattacagacctctacatgctttgtaagtaggaaaacctgcaaaatcggcagtgtatcaaatacttgttctccccactgtataaaagTTTGCTACATAGTGACCCACCATCTCCTCCAGAAGCGAGCAGCTCGCTGTTGGGGCAGAAGCGCACCACGTTGACGGCCTTGGTGTGCCGCGCCAGGTTTGACAGGAAGTCCACCACTGCCTTCCCATCAGTCCCCATCTCCACACGCCACAGCTGACCACAGCAAGTGACACCACACGTTACAGCATCACACAGAGCCACTACACGCGTTGGGTCATTGTCTCTGAAAGCATAACTACATTGTTCCCTTACCAagcagtgtgagtgagagaaaaagGCCCTCTGCTAATGCATACAAGTGTTCAGTTTGTGTGTAaatatgtaagtgtgtgtgagagagagtaagagagacatGGCGCTGCACCTGCCATAACATCTGAAAATCTGTGTACACGACCACTAAACTTCGATTTGGACAATGTGGTTGTTTTAAACAGCTAGCT encodes the following:
- the LOC139538732 gene encoding chromatin assembly factor 1 subunit B-like; translated protein: MKVITCEIAWHNKEPVYSLDFQHNSEGRIHRLATAGVDTTVRLWRVEMGTDGKAVVDFLSNLARHTKAVNVVRFCPNSELLASGGDDATILLWKLNDSKEPEQAQSFQEEEEDSQLNKESWSVVKTLRGHIEDVYDISWTRDGNFMVSGSVDNTAIMWDVTKGQKLCIFNDHKSYVQGVTWDPLGQYVATLSCDRVMRVYSTQSRRKAYSVSKMSSGSAVGGEVKQYRMFHDDSMKSFFRRLTFTPDGSFLLAPAGCVEAGENVTSTTYVFSRKSLKRPIAHLPCPGKATLAVRCCPVYFELRTKKGDDGSAQPLPNMFGLPYRLVFAVASEDSIFLYDTQQTLPFGYVSNIHYHTLSDLTWSRDDSFLAVSSTDGYCSFLSFSPGELGTPLKEPPVLEVVTPGNGPEKKGKKAAMARMVSPVPKTTESTATVHAIPKETPSTSLTSHATPLVPGGEEKNNPGKAKPHPHRITLNTLEGWGKPSTPKATAANSPKIPTTTSISAPSTPNTPSTAQPCLTPKAQRNTLGPSTSKASTTPKEPVPRRISLTPVVSRSPAAFTTPSSTEKAKHEQPSPPTDPVCQPPESKRPKTSTLAGKTGVAPASRATPNP